The DNA region GGCACTTtaaatgtccaacagcagctccatcagccatttcctcctgctggcattggcagacactcggcagctgcagctcctgcacttctgcctcttgctgggcatctccctggctgccctcctgggcaatggcctcatcatcagcgccgtagcctgcagccaccacctgcacacgcccatgttcttcttcctgctcaacctggccctcgCTGACCTGGGCtgcatctgcaccactgtccccaaagccatgcacaattccctctgggacaccaggaacatctcctacacaggatgtgctgctcagctctttttttttgcctttttcatgTCAGCAGAGCTTTctctcctgaccatcatgtgctatgaccgctacgtgtccatctgcaaacccctgcactacgggaccctcctgggcagcagagcttgtgcccacatggcagcagctgcctgggccagtgcctttctcaatgctctgctgcacacggccaatacattttccttgcccctgtgccatggcaatgccctgggccagttcttctgtgaaatcccacagatcctcaagctctcctgtgCTAAAACCTTTCTCAGAGAACTTGGGCTTCTTGCAGTGTGTGCCTGTTTAGGACTTGgatgttttgtgttcattgttttctcctatgcGCAGATCTTCAGGGCCGTGCTGAGGATTCTCTCTCtgcagggacggcacaaagccttttccacctgcctccctcacctggctgtggtcacCCTGTTCATCAGCACCTCATTTTTTACCTACCTAaagcccccctccatgtcctctccatccctggatctggctgTGTCAGTTCTGTtctcagtggtgcctccagccctgaaccccctcatctacagcctgaggaaccaggagctcaaggctgcagtgtggatactgatgactggatggtttcagaaacattaaactgctggccaatttctgcaaatcacttgtaataaaagtcATCTTTGATACTTCTGCTTGGTTTCATTTTGGaggttctttctctttttattttacttttttcaccttttccaCTAATAAATATGATTGTGCCATTTCTAATTGtgtttctctccaccttccttGTGGCAACAGCctgtgtcaatgaggggctgtgctctTGGTTGCTTTAAAGGAACTAAACGATCTCCCAGCATTGTTTTCACCAGAGATGCCCCTTCTGTTctcttctctggagctgcagcagcaatgtctgtgtgcagagctgggggcagatcagtgctggcccagcagctgtgcccaccagcagcagctcttggtgttgccagtgctgctgccgtggccctgccctgctgccctggtggccctggtgttgctgcagggcctgagtgctcttggggccaggcacagctctgggggtggcagtgccggggctgcagcagggacaggccatgggcactgctggggcagcgctgacgcctcagcccaggccctgggggctccaggctccttgcccaggctctctcaagaacacacccaggccaatgctcagcacagaaaccccctgtgagcagccccaggctggccgtgggcaggctgggggcaaacagcatggctgagGCTCTGCAATGGCCCTGGGGGagacgggaaggagcagcagagcaggggctgatccatccccagtgcgctgcacagcccagggcagcgtcccagagcgtcctcatggagctgccaacaacatcccccctctgcagccctggcctctgccccagctcacacaggtgccccatccttgcaggcacagacacggcagcactggctcagcagcccctgtttgcattgcacagagcaggcaaaAGCACCCCTTTGCTGTTGGTGTGGcgacatgaacctgagggagcacaaatgccatcagcccctggggccagcaagggctggaggacaccagggaaaccactcagctttgtcctggcctctgcagtcagccagaaagtttgtttccatcagctgggagtttcctgtcccactgcagatgctgtttgctcagagccagatctgcctggcagccacccccaaactgccctgagcatttccgtggtttcacctttgctttctct from Melospiza georgiana isolate bMelGeo1 unplaced genomic scaffold, bMelGeo1.pri scaffold_29, whole genome shotgun sequence includes:
- the LOC131096482 gene encoding olfactory receptor 14J1-like: MSNSSSISHFLLLALADTRQLQLLHFCLLLGISLAALLGNGLIISAVACSHHLHTPMFFFLLNLALADLGCICTTVPKAMHNSLWDTRNISYTGCAAQLFFFAFFMSAELSLLTIMCYDRYVSICKPLHYGTLLGSRACAHMAAAAWASAFLNALLHTANTFSLPLCHGNALGQFFCEIPQILKLSCAKTFLRELGLLAVCACLGLGCFVFIVFSYAQIFRAVLRILSLQGRHKAFSTCLPHLAVVTLFISTSFFTYLKPPSMSSPSLDLAVSVLFSVVPPALNPLIYSLRNQELKAAVWILMTGWFQKH